From a region of the Acinetobacter calcoaceticus genome:
- a CDS encoding type IV pilin protein, translating into MNKYYIQRFNQGVTLIELMVVIVIVAIFASIAIPSYQGYTRRATASAAKSEILKLAEQLERHKSKNFTYRGFTTTSVTLPRGSYTIQISDDTTTGNLLTNNAANGQTWVIRATSTDSRNFNFIAKNSGLRCQSLTATAVDNDCGGTATCNVCEANSETWQ; encoded by the coding sequence ATGAATAAATACTATATCCAGCGGTTTAATCAGGGTGTTACCTTGATTGAACTCATGGTTGTCATAGTGATTGTTGCTATTTTCGCTTCGATTGCCATCCCTTCATATCAAGGCTATACCCGTAGAGCGACTGCTTCTGCTGCCAAAAGTGAAATTTTAAAATTAGCTGAACAATTGGAAAGACATAAATCCAAGAACTTTACCTATAGAGGTTTTACTACCACATCTGTAACGTTGCCTCGTGGCAGTTATACGATTCAGATTAGTGATGATACAACGACAGGAAATTTATTGACGAATAATGCTGCCAATGGACAGACATGGGTAATTAGAGCGACGTCTACAGATTCAAGAAATTTTAATTTTATTGCTAAGAATTCAGGTTTACGTTGCCAAAGTTTAACAGCTACGGCTGTTGATAATGACTGTGGTGGAACAGCTACTTGCAATGTATGTGAAGCAAACAGTGAGACTTGGCAATGA
- a CDS encoding type IV pilin protein, whose amino-acid sequence MKNGFTLIELMIVVAIIAILAAIATPSYLQYLRKGHRAAVQSEMMNIAQTLESQKMVNNRYPSNATIASIYGSNVSPQQGQALYNLTFASLDDSSWVLTATPISTTSQASDGIICLNDQGQKFWAKGATDCALSAVSNWLE is encoded by the coding sequence ATGAAGAATGGTTTTACCTTAATAGAGCTTATGATTGTAGTGGCGATAATTGCAATTTTAGCAGCCATAGCTACACCTTCATATTTACAATATTTACGTAAAGGACATCGCGCAGCTGTTCAATCTGAAATGATGAATATTGCCCAAACCTTAGAATCACAAAAAATGGTCAATAATCGTTACCCATCCAATGCAACTATAGCGTCGATTTATGGCTCTAATGTGAGCCCTCAGCAAGGTCAGGCCTTATATAATTTGACTTTTGCTAGCTTGGATGATTCAAGCTGGGTACTCACAGCTACACCTATTTCTACTACTTCTCAGGCCAGTGATGGGATCATTTGCCTGAATGATCAAGGGCAAAAATTTTGGGCAAAAGGTGCAACTGATTGTGCGTTATCTGCTGTATCAAATTGGTTGGAGTAG
- the rpsP gene encoding 30S ribosomal protein S16, whose product MVVIRLARGGAKKRPFYQIVVTDSRNARDGRFIERIGFFNPTAQGQAEKLRLDADRFAHWVSQGAQPSERVASLAAQAKKATA is encoded by the coding sequence ATGGTTGTTATTCGTTTAGCACGTGGCGGCGCAAAAAAACGTCCATTCTATCAAATCGTTGTGACTGATAGCCGCAATGCACGTGATGGTCGTTTCATCGAGCGTATCGGTTTCTTTAACCCGACTGCACAAGGTCAAGCAGAAAAACTTCGTTTAGATGCAGACCGTTTTGCTCACTGGGTTTCTCAAGGTGCTCAACCTTCTGAACGTGTTGCTTCTTTAGCTGCTCAAGCTAAAAAAGCTACTGCATAA
- the rimM gene encoding ribosome maturation factor RimM (Essential for efficient processing of 16S rRNA), producing MTSTQNVPEDRIQIGQLRSAYGLNGWLWVYSNTEPMSNMFDYLPWYIETKAGWQTIDVKRWKPHGKGLVVALKGVSDRTGAENLVGANIWVAKSQLPKADVDEYYWSDLKGLTVLGLDDEEQEVNLGKIHELFETGANDVMVVHATPDSIDSEERMIPWHKDVVQRVDLEAGRIYVNWGVDY from the coding sequence ATGACATCAACACAGAATGTTCCCGAAGATCGTATTCAGATTGGACAGTTACGTTCAGCTTATGGATTGAATGGGTGGCTCTGGGTGTATTCAAATACAGAACCCATGAGCAATATGTTTGACTACCTGCCTTGGTACATTGAGACCAAGGCCGGTTGGCAAACAATAGATGTAAAACGTTGGAAACCACATGGCAAAGGTCTAGTTGTTGCTTTGAAAGGTGTGAGTGATCGCACTGGAGCAGAAAACTTGGTTGGCGCTAATATCTGGGTTGCTAAGTCTCAACTGCCAAAAGCAGATGTAGATGAGTACTACTGGTCAGATTTAAAAGGCTTAACAGTGTTGGGTCTGGATGATGAAGAACAGGAAGTAAACTTAGGTAAAATTCATGAGTTGTTTGAAACTGGAGCCAATGATGTAATGGTGGTACATGCTACCCCAGACAGTATTGATTCAGAAGAACGCATGATTCCTTGGCATAAAGATGTAGTACAACGTGTTGATCTTGAAGCTGGTCGTATTTACGTCAATTGGGGCGTAGATTATTAA
- the trmD gene encoding tRNA (guanosine(37)-N1)-methyltransferase TrmD: MFFAVITLFPEMFEAITAYGISGRAAKRDIVQVTCINPRDFAEGNYRRVDERPFGGGPGMVMMAEPLAKAIAHAKQLASQAGHVHVPVVYMSPQGKTLNEQAVQQFVDYDGLIVLCGRYEGVDERLIQQYVDQEWSIGDYVLSGGELPAMVLLDSIIRRLPNVMSDEQSAVQDSFVDGLLDCPQYTKPDHFEGLDVPEVLKSGHHGNIEKWRFLQRYQRTLERRPELAEKVELNKQQKKWLKDTQGSGGNS, encoded by the coding sequence ATGTTTTTTGCAGTCATTACGCTTTTTCCTGAAATGTTTGAAGCGATTACAGCCTACGGCATCAGCGGACGTGCGGCAAAACGGGATATAGTACAAGTTACTTGTATTAATCCTCGTGATTTTGCTGAGGGAAACTACAGAAGAGTGGATGAACGTCCATTTGGTGGTGGCCCTGGGATGGTAATGATGGCTGAGCCTTTGGCGAAAGCAATTGCACATGCCAAACAGCTTGCCTCACAAGCAGGACATGTTCATGTTCCTGTAGTGTATATGTCTCCACAAGGCAAAACCTTAAATGAACAGGCGGTACAGCAGTTTGTTGATTACGACGGCTTAATTGTACTGTGTGGACGTTATGAGGGAGTGGATGAACGTTTGATCCAGCAATATGTTGATCAGGAATGGTCAATTGGTGATTATGTTTTATCCGGTGGTGAACTGCCCGCTATGGTGTTACTTGACAGTATTATTCGCCGTTTGCCGAATGTAATGTCAGATGAACAGTCAGCAGTACAAGATTCTTTTGTTGATGGTCTTTTAGATTGTCCACAATATACAAAGCCAGACCATTTTGAGGGGCTGGATGTACCAGAAGTTTTAAAATCTGGACATCATGGCAATATCGAAAAATGGCGCTTTTTGCAGCGCTATCAACGAACTTTAGAACGTCGACCAGAGTTGGCTGAAAAAGTAGAGTTGAATAAGCAGCAGAAAAAATGGCTAAAAGATACGCAAGGGAGTGGTGGTAATTCTTAA
- the rplS gene encoding 50S ribosomal protein L19: MSGKHPLVQIIENAQLKTDIPAFAPGDTVIVQVKVKEGERERLQAFEGVVIAKKNRGLNSAFTVRKISSGVGVERVFQTHSPIVAKIEVKRRGDVRRAKLYYLRDLSGKAARIREKLPARKA; the protein is encoded by the coding sequence ATGAGTGGTAAACATCCTTTAGTTCAAATTATTGAAAATGCACAGTTAAAAACTGATATTCCTGCTTTTGCTCCTGGTGACACTGTTATTGTCCAAGTTAAAGTAAAAGAAGGTGAGCGTGAGCGTCTTCAGGCATTTGAAGGTGTTGTAATCGCGAAGAAAAACCGTGGTTTAAACTCTGCATTTACAGTTCGTAAAATTTCTAGCGGTGTTGGTGTTGAGCGTGTATTCCAAACTCACTCTCCAATCGTTGCTAAAATCGAAGTGAAACGTCGTGGTGACGTTCGTCGTGCTAAACTTTACTACCTCCGTGACTTGTCTGGTAAAGCTGCACGTATTCGTGAAAAATTACCAGCTCGTAAAGCGTAA
- a CDS encoding lipase family alpha/beta hydrolase gives MLSGLSISAAHATNAEQVKSSFVYSSYAQTKYPMVFNHGMAGFSRVGTDTLGLDYWYQILPDLARNGGNVWATRVSPFNSTEVRGEQLAQQVEEIIAITGKPKVNLIGHSHGGPTIRYVAGIMPEKVASLTTIGAPHKGSPMADVILNVEGTPLSGVATLVNWFSAAITWAGGLDPTSYPHDSLAGAHSLSTQGSAQFNAQFPMGMPTTSCGEGTYQEKGIYMYSFSGNKALTNPLDPFDIALTGSSLVVDPFGDNDGLVSRCSAKFGKTIRDDYNWNHLDEVNQVLGIRSIFASDPVSVYRQHANRLKLQGL, from the coding sequence ATGCTCTCAGGACTGAGTATTTCAGCGGCCCATGCAACAAATGCTGAACAAGTTAAAAGCTCGTTCGTATATTCATCTTACGCACAAACAAAATATCCAATGGTTTTTAACCACGGTATGGCAGGCTTTAGCCGAGTTGGAACAGATACGCTTGGTCTCGATTATTGGTACCAAATTCTTCCTGATCTTGCCCGTAATGGAGGAAATGTCTGGGCAACAAGAGTCTCACCATTTAACTCAACAGAAGTGCGTGGAGAACAACTTGCACAGCAAGTAGAAGAAATTATTGCTATTACCGGTAAGCCCAAAGTCAATTTAATCGGTCATAGCCACGGGGGGCCAACAATTCGCTATGTGGCTGGTATCATGCCAGAAAAGGTGGCATCACTCACTACGATTGGCGCACCCCACAAGGGATCACCAATGGCAGATGTCATCCTGAATGTTGAGGGTACTCCTCTTTCAGGTGTGGCAACTTTAGTAAACTGGTTTTCAGCAGCAATTACTTGGGCAGGAGGTCTAGATCCGACAAGCTATCCGCACGACTCTTTAGCAGGTGCTCATAGCTTATCAACTCAAGGTTCAGCTCAGTTTAATGCTCAATTTCCTATGGGTATGCCAACTACTTCTTGTGGTGAGGGAACATATCAAGAGAAAGGTATTTATATGTATTCTTTCTCAGGAAATAAAGCTCTGACTAATCCATTAGACCCATTTGATATTGCCCTTACAGGCAGTAGCTTAGTGGTAGATCCGTTTGGTGATAATGATGGGCTTGTTTCACGATGCAGCGCCAAATTTGGTAAAACAATTCGTGATGACTACAACTGGAATCATTTAGATGAAGTGAACCAAGTGCTTGGGATACGCTCTATTTTTGCCTCAGATCCTGTCTCGGTTTACCGTCAACATGCAAACCGATTAAAACTTCAAGGACTATAA
- a CDS encoding lipase secretion chaperone yields the protein MQGMQKKVLWCVLGFFILSLIACVYWLSPDSKNTSGQMSESKAQNLASSPQTDHSSLNEDTYHSKSQQDTEVNCQLKIDSSQHLIVNSQTRDCFEYFITQYGENDLEQIKIHFGKFIQGQYLEPARSQIMDLWTRYLKYREQLAQIQAPSVKQQDKNYFQKIFNSIQDIRKRFFSASEIEGLFSSEDIYQNYTLDRMQILEDSSLSEIEKARKLKERFEELPEDWQHNLQELSKLDDLHTLTKQIKARKGSAEELRQMRTALVGAEATQRLETLDTQRNAWQQRVTSYLDGRDEIIKSNMSDSAKNQAIQQLRQQQFNSSQEQLRLRTFETVHDQGGELPFNY from the coding sequence ATGCAAGGGATGCAGAAGAAGGTATTGTGGTGTGTGCTCGGATTTTTTATTTTGAGCCTCATTGCATGTGTATATTGGTTAAGTCCTGACTCAAAAAACACATCAGGTCAGATGAGTGAAAGTAAAGCTCAAAACTTAGCATCATCTCCTCAGACAGATCATTCATCGCTAAACGAAGATACGTACCATAGTAAAAGTCAGCAAGACACCGAAGTTAACTGCCAGTTAAAAATTGATAGTTCTCAACATTTGATCGTGAATAGTCAAACCCGCGACTGCTTTGAATATTTTATTACCCAATATGGGGAAAATGATTTAGAACAAATCAAAATTCACTTTGGGAAATTTATTCAAGGACAATATCTAGAGCCAGCTCGCTCACAGATTATGGATTTATGGACGCGTTATTTAAAATATCGTGAACAGCTTGCTCAAATCCAAGCACCTTCAGTAAAACAACAAGATAAAAATTATTTTCAAAAGATTTTTAACTCGATCCAAGATATAAGAAAACGCTTTTTTTCTGCTTCTGAAATTGAAGGGCTTTTTTCGAGCGAAGATATCTATCAGAACTATACGCTAGATCGAATGCAGATACTTGAGGACTCTTCTTTAAGCGAAATTGAAAAAGCACGAAAGCTTAAAGAGCGTTTTGAAGAACTTCCAGAAGACTGGCAACACAACCTACAAGAACTCTCCAAACTTGATGATTTACATACGCTGACTAAACAAATTAAAGCTCGTAAGGGTTCGGCAGAAGAGCTTCGGCAGATGCGTACAGCACTTGTTGGAGCCGAGGCAACTCAAAGATTAGAAACTTTAGATACACAACGGAATGCTTGGCAACAAAGGGTCACCAGTTACCTCGATGGTCGAGATGAAATTATTAAAAGTAACATGAGTGATAGCGCCAAAAACCAAGCAATTCAGCAGTTACGCCAACAACAATTCAATTCATCACAAGAACAACTAAGACTTCGAACTTTTGAAACGGTCCATGATCAGGGAGGTGAACTGCCATTTAATTACTAA
- the truB gene encoding tRNA pseudouridine(55) synthase TruB — MTTKNQKISRRHISGVFLLNKPLGLSSNAALQKVRWLYRAQKAGHTGALDPLATGLLPICLGEATKFSHYLLDSTKRYQTTVRLGQTTTTGDVEGEILQERSVPVLSQELIEQALEKFRGDIQQIPPMYSALKKEGRPLYELARKGIEIEREARPITIYALELIEFTENSITLDVTCSKGTYIRVLGEDIGEALGCGGHLTMLNRTQTGHFELIPSYTIEYLECLTEEQREALLLPVYAPVEHFLKIQVPEGREKYFCNGLESNIEHSAEAEVLVFSGDRCLGLAEITDKKRLVPKRILNL; from the coding sequence ATGACGACAAAAAATCAAAAAATTTCTCGTCGCCATATTAGTGGTGTATTTCTATTAAATAAACCATTAGGGCTCAGTTCAAATGCGGCTTTGCAAAAAGTGCGTTGGTTATATCGCGCCCAAAAAGCAGGTCATACAGGAGCTTTAGATCCTTTGGCGACAGGGTTGCTTCCTATTTGTTTAGGAGAGGCCACTAAGTTCTCACATTATTTGCTGGACTCAACAAAGCGCTATCAAACCACCGTTCGATTGGGGCAAACCACAACGACAGGGGATGTGGAAGGAGAGATTCTACAAGAACGCTCTGTCCCTGTTCTGAGCCAAGAGCTTATTGAACAAGCCTTAGAAAAATTTAGAGGTGATATTCAACAAATTCCGCCAATGTACTCAGCTTTGAAAAAAGAAGGCAGGCCGTTATATGAGCTTGCCCGAAAAGGTATCGAGATTGAGCGTGAAGCACGTCCAATCACAATTTATGCCTTAGAGTTAATTGAATTTACCGAAAATAGTATCACTCTAGATGTAACTTGTTCTAAGGGAACATATATTCGTGTATTAGGTGAAGACATTGGTGAGGCACTGGGCTGTGGTGGGCATTTAACGATGCTAAACCGGACTCAAACAGGACATTTTGAACTTATTCCGAGTTATACCATTGAATATCTAGAATGCTTAACCGAAGAGCAAAGAGAAGCATTGTTACTTCCTGTTTATGCTCCAGTTGAACATTTCTTAAAAATTCAGGTGCCTGAAGGGCGTGAAAAATATTTTTGCAACGGTTTAGAAAGCAATATTGAGCATTCTGCAGAAGCAGAAGTTTTGGTTTTTTCGGGTGACCGCTGTTTAGGTTTAGCTGAGATTACCGATAAAAAACGGTTGGTACCTAAACGTATCTTAAATTTGTAG
- a CDS encoding sulfite exporter TauE/SafE family protein, whose amino-acid sequence MGMEWDVILSLIFFAFTAGAIDAAVGGGGLIQIPGLMSTFPTMQTATVIGTNKLSSIFGTASAAYTFAKRVKLQWKLLAVIAICALISSFAGAACLSLIPQSVLRPFIFVMLIVIAVYTLVKKNFGQVHTEQKITNKMLILAGIGSLAIGFYDGIFGPGTGSFFIFFFIRFLQVDFLHASALSKIGNFMTNLAALSFFIPTGHAILHIGLMMAVANVLGSIVGVRTALKYGSGFVRIIFLILVSILICRLGYQMFVTG is encoded by the coding sequence ATGGGCATGGAATGGGATGTTATCCTGAGTTTGATCTTTTTTGCGTTTACTGCGGGAGCGATTGATGCTGCTGTTGGGGGCGGCGGACTTATCCAGATTCCAGGCCTTATGAGTACTTTCCCGACCATGCAGACTGCAACGGTGATTGGTACTAATAAGCTTTCTTCAATTTTTGGTACAGCATCGGCTGCTTATACTTTTGCGAAAAGAGTGAAGTTGCAATGGAAACTTTTAGCAGTCATTGCTATTTGTGCTTTGATTAGCTCTTTTGCTGGTGCTGCTTGTTTATCCTTAATTCCTCAATCTGTATTGCGTCCTTTCATATTTGTGATGTTGATTGTGATAGCAGTTTATACCTTGGTTAAAAAGAACTTTGGACAGGTTCATACAGAACAAAAAATTACTAATAAAATGCTAATTTTGGCAGGGATTGGTAGTTTGGCGATTGGTTTTTACGACGGTATTTTTGGCCCGGGAACGGGAAGTTTCTTTATCTTCTTCTTTATCCGCTTTTTACAAGTCGACTTCTTGCATGCTTCTGCCTTATCCAAAATTGGTAATTTTATGACCAATTTGGCTGCATTAAGTTTCTTCATTCCGACAGGTCACGCTATTTTGCACATTGGCTTAATGATGGCAGTCGCGAATGTATTGGGTTCTATTGTTGGGGTGCGTACCGCGCTTAAATACGGTAGTGGTTTTGTCCGTATTATCTTTTTAATTTTAGTCAGTATCCTGATTTGCCGTTTGGGCTACCAAATGTTTGTAACAGGCTAA
- a CDS encoding hemerythrin domain-containing protein: protein MNIFEALRESHENQRNLSEQLIQTHGLTEERKELFDALKNELYAHSVAEDRYLYIPLMFDDVGLDITRHALSEHHEMDELVEQLEKTDMSSPSWLATAKQLSEKVHHHLKEEEHKFFQQAGKILKDSEKETLGNKYLKEYKKYKKQQ, encoded by the coding sequence ATGAATATTTTCGAAGCATTAAGAGAAAGCCATGAAAATCAACGTAACCTTTCTGAACAACTCATTCAGACACATGGTTTAACAGAAGAAAGAAAAGAATTATTTGATGCATTAAAAAATGAACTCTATGCCCATTCTGTTGCCGAAGACCGTTATTTATATATTCCTTTAATGTTTGATGATGTCGGTTTAGATATTACGAGACATGCTTTATCTGAGCATCATGAAATGGATGAATTGGTTGAACAACTTGAAAAAACGGATATGAGTAGCCCAAGCTGGTTAGCAACTGCCAAACAGTTGAGTGAAAAAGTTCATCATCATTTAAAAGAAGAAGAGCATAAATTTTTCCAACAGGCGGGAAAAATTCTTAAAGACAGTGAAAAAGAAACGCTTGGTAATAAATATTTAAAGGAATATAAAAAGTATAAAAAGCAGCAATAG